In Geobacillus kaustophilus, a genomic segment contains:
- a CDS encoding thioredoxin family protein, whose product MKKLLIFGGIIVVLFAAIAFITMYEQKEAASNNPYHKSELNPATVAQLDDPNYRNIILPAELKQQLAEKKTLTVYFYSPTCPHCHRTTPIVVPLAKELGINLKLFNLLEFEDGWDAYHIEATPTIVHYENGKEIKRIEGYHDERTFRNWFSSLHIEK is encoded by the coding sequence TTGAAAAAATTGCTCATATTTGGCGGCATCATTGTCGTCCTGTTTGCCGCAATCGCGTTTATCACGATGTACGAACAAAAAGAAGCCGCAAGCAACAATCCTTACCATAAAAGCGAGCTGAACCCAGCCACCGTCGCCCAACTTGACGACCCGAACTACCGCAACATTATTTTGCCCGCAGAGTTGAAGCAACAGCTGGCCGAGAAAAAGACGCTTACCGTTTACTTTTACAGCCCGACATGCCCGCACTGCCACCGGACAACGCCGATCGTCGTGCCGCTCGCGAAGGAGCTTGGCATCAATTTAAAGCTGTTCAACTTGCTTGAGTTCGAAGACGGATGGGATGCGTACCATATTGAAGCCACCCCGACGATCGTCCATTACGAAAACGGCAAAGAAATCAAACGCATCGAAGGGTATCATGACGAACGAACGTTCCGAAATTGGTTTTCCTCATTGCACATTGAAAAGTAA
- a CDS encoding YhcU family protein codes for MKMMYAATPEQEHYMQYLLNYFYTDVFPYYFDDEQIRQFEEWGILSLDHEYVTYNGTMKEAFQIISALQSLITVIEHIGKHGDLEQYEWLFVRNQKILARHGIAFPFHAKQFTCRRLWPCSVYAPAASQWVM; via the coding sequence TTGAAAATGATGTATGCGGCGACTCCGGAACAAGAGCATTACATGCAGTATTTGCTCAACTACTTTTATACCGATGTGTTCCCGTATTACTTCGATGATGAACAAATTCGTCAATTTGAGGAATGGGGCATTCTTTCGCTGGACCACGAATATGTTACATATAATGGGACAATGAAAGAGGCTTTCCAAATCATTTCGGCGTTGCAATCGCTCATTACCGTCATCGAACATATCGGAAAGCATGGGGATTTGGAACAGTATGAATGGTTGTTTGTTCGCAATCAAAAGATTTTGGCCCGCCATGGCATTGCTTTTCCTTTTCATGCCAAGCAGTTTACTTGCAGGCGGCTTTGGCCGTGCAGCGTGTATGCGCCTGCGGCGAGCCAATGGGTGATGTAA
- a CDS encoding RluA family pseudouridine synthase, translated as MWTRKGDWLECTIPSFWSGLTIEQLLKDVWTASKKLVHRWRMEHGVKLNGQAVLWKTVLNERDRLQLYAYKPEPSFIVPEYRELSILWEDDHLLVLNKEAGIDIHPSEPGQTGTLANAVAFHLQSQAILTKVRHIHRLDRDTSGAILFAKHPLSGATLDQMLAHRAIKRTYVALVHGRLSPKSGTISAPIGRDRHHPTRRRVSKTGAKAVTHYRVIKTFPSTSLVELSLETGRTHQIRVHLAHLGHPLVGDVLYGGKPVFHRHALHAAKLTFHHPFTNEEIICLAPTSDFPIDLSCTYN; from the coding sequence TTGTGGACAAGAAAAGGCGATTGGCTCGAGTGCACCATTCCTAGTTTTTGGAGCGGCCTGACCATTGAACAATTGCTGAAAGACGTATGGACGGCCTCGAAAAAGCTCGTCCACCGTTGGCGGATGGAACACGGCGTCAAACTGAACGGCCAGGCGGTTCTCTGGAAGACGGTGCTCAACGAACGCGACCGGCTTCAGCTTTACGCATATAAGCCGGAGCCGTCGTTCATCGTTCCAGAATATCGGGAGCTTTCGATTTTATGGGAGGACGACCATCTGCTCGTCTTGAACAAAGAAGCCGGCATCGACATTCATCCGTCCGAACCGGGGCAAACCGGCACGCTCGCCAATGCGGTCGCGTTTCATTTGCAGTCGCAGGCGATTTTGACAAAAGTGCGCCACATTCACCGACTTGACCGCGACACGTCGGGAGCGATTTTATTTGCCAAACACCCGCTCTCCGGTGCGACGCTCGATCAAATGCTCGCCCACCGTGCCATCAAGCGGACGTACGTCGCTCTTGTTCACGGTCGTTTGTCCCCGAAATCAGGAACCATTTCCGCGCCAATCGGCCGCGACCGCCACCATCCAACGCGCCGGCGCGTCTCGAAAACGGGGGCAAAAGCGGTGACACACTATCGCGTCATCAAAACATTCCCGTCAACATCGCTTGTCGAGCTTTCTCTCGAGACCGGACGGACGCACCAAATCCGCGTCCATTTGGCCCATCTTGGCCATCCGCTCGTCGGCGATGTGCTTTATGGCGGCAAACCAGTGTTTCATCGCCATGCACTTCATGCCGCTAAGCTAACGTTCCACCATCCGTTTACAAACGAAGAGATCATTTGTCTCGCGCCAACGAGCGATTTTCCCATCGATCTTTCGTGCACTTACAATTGA
- a CDS encoding hemolysin family protein codes for MDIASLLLVAFLIACTAFFVASEFAIVKVRSSRIDQLVNEGNRRAVAAKKVISNLDGYLSANQLGITLTSLGLGWLGEPTVARMLLPLFERLHLSESVSHFLAFIISFSLITFLHVVVGELAPKTFAIHKAEAITLFTAQPLIWFYKIMYPFIWTLNNSARLVTRLFGLRPVAEHEIAHSEEELRLILSESYKSGEINQSEYRYVNNIFRFDDRIAKEIMVPRKEIVALDINKSVKENLDIIREEKYTRYPVIDGDKDHVLGLINVKEVFTDFIANPSNEKQMKDYIRPIIQVIESIAIHDLLVKMQKERIHMAILVDEYGGTSGLVTVEDILEEIVGEIQDEFDIDETPLIQKMDDRLILDGKVLISEVNDLLGLDIDDDDVDTIGGWILTKHYDIKPGESVEIDGYLFTVKEMDGHHVKSLEVEKKEPSKEEEAADVAEEEELRL; via the coding sequence TTGGATATAGCCAGTTTGCTGTTGGTGGCGTTTCTCATCGCTTGCACCGCCTTTTTTGTCGCCTCTGAATTTGCGATCGTCAAGGTGCGCAGCTCGCGCATCGATCAGCTTGTCAATGAAGGGAATCGACGGGCGGTCGCGGCGAAAAAAGTGATTTCGAATTTGGACGGCTATTTATCGGCGAACCAGCTCGGCATTACGCTCACCTCGCTTGGCCTTGGCTGGCTTGGGGAGCCGACGGTGGCGCGGATGTTGCTGCCGCTGTTTGAACGCCTCCATTTATCGGAATCCGTCTCCCACTTTTTAGCGTTTATCATTTCGTTTTCGCTCATCACCTTTTTGCATGTCGTTGTCGGTGAATTAGCGCCGAAGACGTTCGCCATTCATAAGGCGGAAGCGATTACGCTGTTTACGGCTCAGCCGCTCATCTGGTTTTACAAAATCATGTATCCATTCATTTGGACGCTCAACAACTCTGCGCGGCTCGTGACGCGCTTGTTCGGCCTCAGGCCGGTGGCGGAGCATGAAATCGCCCACTCTGAGGAGGAATTGCGCCTCATTTTATCGGAAAGCTACAAAAGCGGGGAGATCAATCAGTCGGAGTACCGCTATGTCAATAACATTTTCCGGTTTGACGACCGCATAGCGAAAGAAATTATGGTGCCGCGCAAAGAAATTGTGGCGCTCGATATCAACAAAAGCGTCAAGGAAAACTTGGACATCATTCGTGAAGAAAAGTATACGCGCTATCCGGTCATTGACGGCGATAAAGACCATGTGCTTGGACTCATCAACGTCAAAGAGGTGTTTACGGACTTTATTGCCAATCCGTCCAACGAAAAGCAAATGAAAGACTATATCCGCCCGATCATTCAAGTGATTGAATCGATCGCCATTCACGATTTGTTGGTCAAAATGCAGAAAGAACGCATTCATATGGCGATTTTGGTCGATGAGTACGGCGGCACGTCTGGGCTGGTTACAGTCGAGGACATTTTGGAAGAGATCGTTGGCGAAATCCAAGATGAGTTTGACATTGATGAAACGCCTCTGATTCAAAAAATGGACGATCGATTGATCTTGGATGGCAAAGTGTTGATCAGCGAAGTGAATGACTTGCTTGGACTGGACATTGACGATGATGACGTCGATACGATCGGCGGCTGGATTTTAACGAAGCATTATGATATCAAACCAGGCGAGAGTGTAGAAATCGATGGCTACTTGTTTACGGTGAAGGAAATGGATGGCCATCATGTGAAGTCGCTGGAAGTGGAAAAAAAAGAGCCGAGCAAAGAGGAAGAGGCGGCAGACGTTGCTGAAGAGGAGGAACTGCGTTTGTAA
- a CDS encoding zinc metallopeptidase, with translation MLFHPMDIFIFIAFLISLWAQWKVSSNFNAWSEVPASSGLTGAEVARMILDRHGLHHVPVEVVPGRLSDHYDPISRTVRLSEPVFYGRSIASISVAAHEVGHAVQHQQGYVALVLRHRMFPVVNFASGVAPFLLLAGFLFHQFSLLGLGILFFSLAVVFQVITLPVEFNASARAKRFMLAEGLIAPNEARGVNKVLGAAALTYVAATLIAVFELLKYVLIFTQGNNNEES, from the coding sequence ATGCTATTCCATCCGATGGATATTTTCATTTTTATCGCCTTCCTGATATCGCTTTGGGCGCAATGGAAGGTATCGAGCAATTTCAATGCCTGGTCTGAAGTTCCAGCCTCATCGGGGTTGACGGGGGCGGAAGTGGCGCGCATGATTTTAGACCGCCACGGGCTGCACCATGTGCCGGTGGAGGTTGTGCCAGGGAGATTGTCCGACCATTACGACCCGATTTCCCGCACGGTCCGTTTGTCGGAGCCGGTCTTTTATGGGCGTTCGATCGCTTCCATTTCCGTTGCCGCCCACGAGGTCGGCCATGCCGTTCAACATCAGCAAGGCTACGTTGCACTCGTCCTTCGCCACCGGATGTTTCCGGTTGTGAACTTTGCTTCCGGCGTTGCACCGTTTTTGCTTTTGGCGGGCTTTTTGTTCCACCAGTTTTCGTTGCTTGGCCTCGGCATTTTGTTCTTCTCGCTGGCTGTAGTGTTTCAAGTGATTACTTTGCCGGTGGAGTTTAACGCGAGCGCGCGGGCGAAGCGGTTTATGCTGGCTGAAGGGTTGATCGCCCCAAATGAAGCGCGCGGCGTGAACAAAGTGCTTGGCGCAGCGGCGCTGACGTACGTTGCGGCAACGTTGATCGCCGTGTTTGAACTGCTGAAATATGTGCTCATTTTCACCCAAGGGAACAATAATGAGGAATCGTAA
- a CDS encoding aldo/keto reductase yields MNGLQDCAALHNGVKMPWVGLGVYKVKEGEEVRSAVRTALEIGYRHVDTAAFYENEEGVGQAIRESGIPREQVFVTTKVWNTDQGYEATLKAFDRSLKKLGFDYVDLYLVHWPVKGKYKETYRALEKLYKDGYVRAIGVSNFHIHHLQDVLADCEIKPMVNQVEYHPRLTQKELHAFCRENGIQLEAWSPLMRGEILSEPTIVDIGRKYGKTPAQVVLRWDLQHGVVTIPKSVTPARIKENADIFDFSLTDEEMKQIDALNLNKRVGPDPDNFNF; encoded by the coding sequence ATGAACGGCCTGCAAGATTGCGCCGCTTTGCATAACGGAGTGAAAATGCCTTGGGTCGGCCTTGGCGTTTATAAAGTCAAAGAAGGGGAGGAAGTAAGAAGCGCGGTGCGCACTGCGCTTGAGATCGGCTACCGCCATGTCGATACAGCCGCTTTTTATGAAAACGAAGAAGGTGTCGGTCAAGCGATCCGCGAATCCGGCATTCCTCGTGAGCAAGTGTTTGTGACGACGAAAGTGTGGAACACCGATCAAGGATATGAGGCGACGCTGAAGGCTTTTGACAGAAGTTTAAAAAAGCTCGGTTTTGATTACGTCGACTTGTATTTAGTTCATTGGCCGGTGAAAGGAAAATACAAAGAAACGTATAGAGCGCTTGAAAAGCTGTATAAAGACGGTTATGTGCGCGCGATTGGAGTAAGCAACTTCCACATTCACCATTTGCAAGATGTATTGGCCGATTGTGAAATCAAGCCGATGGTCAACCAAGTCGAGTATCACCCGCGCCTGACGCAAAAAGAGCTGCACGCGTTTTGCCGGGAAAACGGCATCCAGCTTGAAGCATGGTCGCCGCTCATGCGCGGGGAAATTTTAAGCGAACCGACGATCGTTGACATCGGGCGCAAGTACGGGAAAACGCCGGCGCAAGTCGTGCTGCGCTGGGATTTGCAGCACGGCGTTGTGACGATCCCGAAATCGGTGACGCCGGCGCGGATCAAGGAAAACGCTGATATTTTTGATTTCTCGCTGACCGACGAAGAAATGAAACAGATCGACGCATTGAACTTGAACAAACGGGTCGGCCCTGATCCAGACAATTTCAATTTTTGA
- a CDS encoding dicarboxylate/amino acid:cation symporter: MRRKLKNLTVQVIIGIILGIIVGFLFPEFGAKLKVLADGFIKLIKMVIAPIIFFTVVIGIGNMGDLKKVGRIGGKALIYFEIVTTFALAIGIVVVNLVKPGVGFNTDAVKGGDISQYTKQAEETSHGFVDFVLSIIPDNVVAAMASGQLLPVLFFAVLFGLAAAALGEKAKPVISLFERLVEIFFGVVNMVMKVSPIAAFGAMAYTIGTFGLGSLVSLGKLMGSVYITMALFIFVVLGGIAKFYGFNIFKFLAYIKEELLLVLGTSSSESALPRLMERLEKYGCSKSVVGLVVPTGYSFNLDGTSIYLSMAAIFIAQAYGIDLTIWQELTLLGVLMLTSKGAAGVTGSGFITLAATLAAFPMIPVEGIALLLGVDRFMSEARAITNIIGNAVATVVVSKMENEFHPNESEVERASMSVAK, from the coding sequence ATGCGGAGAAAGCTGAAAAACTTGACGGTGCAAGTCATCATTGGCATCATTTTAGGGATTATTGTCGGATTTTTATTTCCGGAATTTGGCGCGAAGTTAAAAGTATTGGCGGATGGATTTATTAAGCTCATTAAAATGGTGATCGCCCCGATCATTTTCTTCACAGTCGTGATCGGGATCGGCAATATGGGCGACTTGAAAAAAGTCGGCCGCATCGGCGGCAAAGCGCTCATTTATTTTGAGATTGTGACGACATTTGCGTTGGCGATCGGGATTGTCGTCGTCAACCTTGTGAAACCAGGGGTCGGGTTTAATACGGATGCGGTCAAAGGTGGCGACATTTCGCAATACACGAAGCAGGCGGAAGAAACGAGCCACGGTTTTGTAGATTTCGTGCTAAGCATTATCCCGGATAACGTTGTCGCCGCGATGGCGAGCGGACAATTGCTTCCGGTGCTCTTCTTCGCCGTTTTGTTCGGCTTAGCGGCTGCTGCACTTGGCGAAAAAGCCAAACCGGTGATTTCTCTGTTTGAGAGGTTGGTGGAAATTTTCTTCGGCGTTGTCAACATGGTCATGAAGGTGTCGCCAATCGCTGCATTTGGCGCAATGGCGTACACGATCGGCACATTCGGCCTCGGTTCGCTCGTGTCGCTCGGCAAATTGATGGGTTCTGTTTACATTACGATGGCGCTCTTCATTTTCGTTGTGCTTGGCGGGATTGCCAAGTTTTACGGATTCAACATCTTTAAGTTTCTCGCTTATATTAAAGAGGAATTGTTGCTTGTTTTGGGCACGTCTTCGTCTGAATCAGCGCTGCCGCGGTTGATGGAGCGCCTGGAAAAATACGGGTGCTCAAAATCGGTTGTCGGTCTTGTCGTCCCGACAGGGTATTCGTTTAACCTCGACGGCACATCGATTTACTTGTCGATGGCAGCCATTTTCATCGCCCAAGCGTACGGCATTGATTTAACCATTTGGCAAGAGCTGACGTTGCTCGGAGTGTTAATGCTCACCTCGAAAGGGGCAGCAGGGGTCACCGGTTCCGGCTTTATTACGCTGGCTGCAACGTTGGCAGCATTTCCGATGATTCCGGTCGAAGGGATCGCCTTGTTGCTTGGGGTTGACCGCTTCATGTCGGAAGCGCGGGCGATTACGAATATTATCGGCAATGCTGTAGCGACAGTGGTTGTTTCGAAAATGGAAAACGAGTTTCATCCGAACGAATCTGAAGTGGAGCGCGCCTCGATGAGCGTGGCCAAATAA
- a CDS encoding TRAP transporter substrate-binding protein, which produces MRKTWKAWTILLFVGLGLIGWAASRSLNREPLIYDDEQKGLKKQIIIYFSHVVAENTPKGLAAQKFAELVEKKTNGRVKVEVFPNGSLYSDGEELDALLRGDVQMIAPSFSKVTELIPEWQVLDLPFLFRDDDHVRCVFTGKVGVELLQMLEAKGIKGLAFWSNGFKQMMGTNRPLMEPDDFRGLRFRIMPSEVIERQFRLLGGEPIAVSFDRVYQELEQHKFDGQENTISNIYSKGFYKFQPYITISNHGYLGYVVMMNQSFWDRLPKDIQQKITEAMAEATNWNLRQSKEQNARELQQLEQRDGVHLYMLSETEKKKWEQKFTPLYEEFARQFGFKLLNEIKKSCE; this is translated from the coding sequence ATGAGAAAAACGTGGAAAGCATGGACAATTCTTTTGTTTGTTGGCCTCGGCCTGATCGGCTGGGCAGCGAGCCGTTCACTGAACCGTGAACCGCTTATCTATGACGACGAGCAAAAGGGGTTGAAAAAGCAAATCATTATTTATTTCAGCCATGTCGTAGCGGAGAATACGCCGAAAGGGCTGGCGGCGCAAAAATTTGCCGAACTCGTTGAGAAAAAGACAAACGGGCGCGTCAAAGTGGAGGTGTTTCCCAACGGCTCGCTTTATTCAGATGGGGAAGAGCTTGATGCGCTGTTGCGCGGCGACGTGCAAATGATTGCGCCATCATTTTCGAAAGTGACAGAATTGATCCCTGAGTGGCAAGTGCTCGATTTGCCGTTTTTGTTCCGCGATGATGACCATGTGCGTTGCGTGTTTACTGGAAAGGTGGGAGTCGAGCTGCTTCAGATGCTCGAGGCGAAAGGGATCAAAGGGTTGGCGTTTTGGAGCAACGGATTTAAGCAAATGATGGGCACGAACCGGCCGCTGATGGAACCGGATGATTTTCGCGGCTTGCGTTTTCGCATTATGCCGAGCGAAGTGATTGAAAGGCAGTTTCGTTTGCTTGGTGGGGAGCCGATTGCCGTTTCATTTGACCGCGTTTATCAGGAGCTTGAACAGCATAAGTTTGATGGGCAGGAAAATACGATTTCTAATATTTACTCGAAAGGGTTTTACAAATTTCAACCGTATATTACAATCAGTAATCATGGCTATCTCGGATACGTGGTCATGATGAATCAGTCATTTTGGGACAGATTGCCGAAAGACATCCAGCAAAAAATTACGGAAGCGATGGCGGAAGCGACGAATTGGAATTTGCGGCAGTCGAAAGAGCAAAACGCACGGGAGCTCCAGCAGCTTGAGCAGCGGGACGGGGTTCATCTGTACATGTTATCGGAAACGGAAAAAAAGAAATGGGAGCAAAAATTTACGCCGCTGTATGAAGAGTTTGCGCGGCAGTTTGGTTTTAAGCTGTTGAATGAAATTAAAAAATCGTGCGAATGA